The window TAGAGCCACAAAATTTTTGGGTTGGTCGTGGGATTTAAAATAAGTTAATCAGGACTTTGTTTTCTGTGAGTTTCCTCTTGCTATTCGTGGCTATAATCTAAATAAAAGTATCTAATCTCATCAGGCCCTTAGGGTTTCTTCCCAAGAAAATGTCTGGACTATCTTAGAATATTTTCTCACATGTTATCCTTGAATAGTACCTCCCTTTATATACTTGCCAATCcaaataatttctttttttctctctctctctctaacacttACTTTTAATCTAAACATGTTAATATCTTCTATACGAAATTTTTTAGTATGTCATTTCTTAACTACTTAGTATTATGAATAAAAGGAAGATCTGACCTTACATGTATCCtactaccttttttttttttttttttttctgtttttgaaGAACCTAAAGGTACTTTGCGGACAAAATCATTGTAAAAAACCCATATAAATTTATGAACGATTGACTCTGCAATTTCCCTTTGTTGCTGATGGATGTcaaaataatctaaaatttttggccatctaatttgaattttatattatatagctTTCATTTTGTCGCTTTGCTAAAGTCACAAATCATTTCCAAGCAAATCAATCAGGAACCCAGGACAAACAAAAGCTCCGAAAATTTTGTCTGTAATAGATCGAAAAGACAACAAGAATCATCTCGAGCGATCACCTCACCAAAGTAATCGAGACGAGGTTTTTCCGGAAAGAATCAGTCTTGTGGAGCCAAACAATGCCCAGTAAAATCACCTATGACCCTGAGATCCACCTCCCAAACCCCAAAACCATGCAGATTCAAGACGCCAGAAACACCAAGAACCAGCACCTTCCGAAAGCCAACACATGCAACACTCGAATCCTTCTCTCACAACACCCCCTGGGTACCCAAATCAAGGAAGCCAAACCAAAGGGGGGATGGTGGAAGAAGAAAAGACCTCAAGGAATGACAAATCAGGAAATGGTTACCTGGACGAACAAAGGGAAGAAGAACCTCTCAGCAGGGAGAAGGGAGGGTCGtgtctccttttcttcttcttcttctctttcttcacgCTACACACCAAGGAAACATAAATGGAGTTCTTCTTCTGTTGCCAAACGTGCTACTCCGTCTCCATCATCGGTAGTCCTTTTCGACCATTTCCCTCAGCAGGAAACAGGAAAAAGTCTCTCCGCCTCCCATCACCTGCACGCTACTCTCCGTCCCTCACTCTTCGCCTCGGTGGGCGATAGCCAAATTACCGTGAGTAAACGCCGTATCTGCTGCAACATCATAGGGTGCCACGCGTCTACTGCCATCAACCGCCACACGTCGACAGAATCTAATGACTCGATCCGGCAGCCACTTTATTGCTGCGATAATTAGATGGACCCGAACGCGATCCGACCCACCAACGGACCAAAACGTGGCAGTGACAGCCACGCGATGCGTTGGGTTCCTGTGATCGAACGAAGGGGTCCCTCCACCGGGTCCCACGTGGTTCTTGTCAAGCCACCGCAGATGGGTAGCCGACAGGGGTACGAcgattttgatttttatatttcttcTAAATTTAAGCAAAATCATTTTttgataatcatatatatatatatgaataaataaaatgaaataaTAAGATATTAGAACAAGACATGGGAAAGCTTGGTCTACTTTTGTTTTGCTCTTCTGATTCGAGATCCCCCCCTCCCGTGTCTTCTAGCAGAGATGGGTAGGTAGCAGAGAGAGCACACAGAGGAACTTGTGTAGGAGGAAGTTGCACAGCCTTTGCTTGTTGTATTCAACCTTTGATGAGATACAAAAGTTCTATTTTGTTTCTAATTAGTTGATAATTAAAGAAAATCTTATGATAATAATATTCTATGTCAGAGTCACAAATGTAATGAAAACATTTCTGAAGTCAAGTAGGACAGAGTCGCTGAACATTGTTTGTATCTTGTTGATCTCAATTTTGGTTCATGAACAAACTTAAAACTAAAGCCATATAGCCTTTTGGAAGAGGCGAAGTCTGTGGTGAACAAGAGACACGAGACACGGCATCACTCCAAGCGTAGAAGCCAAAACGGAGTGAAGGAGCAATCATTGATTGCCATGGTGGAGTTGTGACCGTAAGGAACGTTTGATTCGAACTGGTGGGGGTGTAGAAATTGGATGGGTTCTCAATCGTAAGACAAGAaagcattgattgattgattgattgatatcGAGGGCGTTCATGTCAACATGGTGGAGAAGTAGTAACTCATCAGCTTGAGGGAAGCCGGTATCCACCAGTAGAAAGAAACGCATGCACATTACTGATCTCATTTACACTGTAAAAGCCTAATGGCAGTCAGGCAGGCAGGAAAAGAACCTTCTTTTTTCTGCTACATCTTAATGGAAAGCTTTGCCCAGATCATTGAAAGctaatgatgttgatgatgatgataagaagaagaagaacaacaacaacagtaATTATGTTGGATAAAACTTTTGCATGTATAATTCAGGGGGCTTTCGTCATTGTTCTGAAAAAGAAAACCATATTTTTTTTCTAGGAAAAAGATTAACAAGATAGGTAGGAATTAATTGCCCTTTGGTTTACTTGTTCCATTTTGATAAACACAGTCCCATCTCATTAATACTAGGAATCTAAGTTAAATGGAGAATTTGGATCTCCACCTGTGAGTAGATTCTCCAATTTGTCTGCTTAGTTGACCTCCTGAAACAATAGAAAGTATGCTCCTTGATGTTCTAATATTCTCATTAACTGGAGCATACTTTAGATGGGTGGGAATTTGTGGAGCTCGATCCTTCCCCTAAAACTTCCATACTCTCTCACTTTGTCTCAAACTTCAGTAGTCTCAGTATGGTCTAAAGAACACAAGAACTGTGTGGAAACACACAGTGCCAACAGTCGATGGTCTCAGAAATCTTTCATTGCAGATCAATGATTGGTCACACAGTGTTGGTGCTTGTTTCTTGTACAGCTGTGTGCTCTACTATAGCATCCACATGGTGAATGAGCAAGGAAGCTCTTAGGTAAAGGGCCAAcatcatctgtttgatctttaCCCAAGTATAGTATCTTATTATCCTCACCTGTCCCCAGCAACACCATCTTCTAGAGAGAGGTAGGTGCAAGCTTTGCCTTGCGACTTGGTCTTGAAGATTCAAGAAGATTGATCAGGCCATTTCTTTCTATGATCTATTTGAACATATGAAATGACTCCCTGTTATGATAGGTCAATGTCTAATCTTTTTGTGCTCATTCCAAGTCCTCATGCTTGcatgattcaacaatcttctcctGCTTTTTGTTTGAGAAGAAGAGTGGCATCAATGATGGACATTGCCAGGACTTTTGGAGGTCTTCTTCCATGGATAAAAAGCACCAAACATGGCGGTGAATCATGTAGTTGTGATGGGTTTTCTCTGGTACACAACAAGCCAGTCCTCTACAATAAATAAAAAGCATGTGGTCCATTCTAAACCTGTCAATTAGCTTTAATTAGGACCCAACATGATTAGGTCCCTCCCTTTTGAGCAATAATTAGGCCAAGTGAAATACCATAACTAAACCTAATCCCATGATTCTTTTATTTAGGTTTGCACATATGCAATATTGATGATATAAGCATATTTGTTATTTCTCAAAATCCATCCATTAATTTGAATTAGAATTTTCATCATTACCATACCACCATTCCTATCTTGTATTTCATCATTATTGTTCTACCATTATTATTACCCTATAATAATGGTGAAAATTATAATTAGCCTATAAAAGAATCTATCATCTGGTAGTCCATTGCTTGTGCCCTTTgaggaaaaagaataaaaaaaaaagaattcctGAATCATTGATTTATGTGCAAGAAAGATAGCATGAATCATTATCTTAATCTCACATATCATCCTAACATTTATATTTCAGAACAACAtcaagaagggaaaaaaaaaatgcttCATACATAATCGAtttgagaaaaaaaggaaaaggtcTATTTATTTTCTTTAATGAAATGCTcatagtaaaagaaaagaaaaaggaaattaaagTTGCTTCAAGGTGTCTCTTGTTGTGATGATGGTGCTTAGACCACAGAAATTTCCTCTGCATCATATAAGCTGACCAATTAATAATAGTCTAGTCTTGTCTGCCTTTGATTAGAATATTTATTCCAGTCATTGCATGAAGGACCAAAAGAAGAACATATTCTCTCTCTTTTCAAAAggaagaaggaacatattctcttAGGGTATTAGTATCGAGATTAGCCAGCCATACAACCCAAATGTTTCATATGATTAGCCATTCTATTTGTGCTTAGACTATCTTGAATAATTCTTCTCTTTGCTTATTCCTTTGATGTAGTAATAGTTTTGGGAACAATATGGAATATACTGACTTGACTGGAAGAGATCAATGGACTACTGAATGATGAACCAATGATTTATGGACTTAGTAtctactaaattgctttgtttgaTTGCCCACATGACCACATGAACATGAAGGCACAAAAGCAAGGTAGACTGTCCAaccatttctctctcctctttgggCAAAAGGTGACGAGCCCATGAAGAAGGAACAGACAGACACTGATCAGATGAGCACAAAACAATTCAAACAGGTGTATGTACACCATAGCTTTGTTTACTTCAATGATATGAATCTTTTACGTGAACACCACCCTGCCAACCATGCATGCATGTACAAGGAAACAATAGCAATTTGGATCATATACATATGGCACCAACACATTCTCCTCTTTCCATCATCAGCACCTAGTGGATTCCCCATTGATGTAGTCCAGAATGGCAATCACTGCAACGACGAAGGCCTGGTCGTAGCTTGGTTGCACCACCACAAAGTAGAACTCCTTGCTTGCCATCATCTCCTTCTTCCCTACCTGTGACCATCACAAGGGACAAGTGATTAACATGGGTATGTATGCATTTGACCAAATTATGAGTTCTCTTCATAATCTTACCTCAGCCACAACATTTCCTCGTCGATCTCTGATGATACAAGCTCGTTCGAGGAAAGATCCTCGTACCTCAAAATCCCAACTCCTGTTCTTCTTCGGTTCGATGTAGATTCGTGTGGTAGAATTCATCATGATCCTTGATTTTTGTTCTTGGAGGCTGAAAACCAGCTTGCTCGGCAGTTCATAGTCCATCAGGTAGCCTCTCCACTGATCGTTGAAGCTAAGCGCTTGCAGAACACCTCCCTAGGAGGGTAAAAAGAGCTGAGATAACACATTCGGAATCATAGCACGAGGATGAAGAGGAAAAGAGATTACCTTCCTACGAATGACAAGCAATGAGTTGCCATCGCCATCCCTGATCACGCACTCACCGCTGACGCCAAGAACACCGCAACCGTCCACCGCGAAAACGATGTGCTGGTTAGTGTTCATCACCACAAAGCCTCCTCCATTGATGTTGCGAGGCCTCTTCCTTATCATTAGCACCGTCTGTGAATTGGAGCAAAATGTCTTGCTAACGATCGGGAGTAAATTCGTCGCTCCACCCATGACTTGTTTCTTGAGCACATCTCCGAAGCCAAAACCTGTATTAATAGAGGTTGGAGGAGCCACTGCCAGGTTGAACCTTGTTCAAGCTGTAAACCAAAACCAAGAATCCTGACCAAACTAAAGACTAGACAAGATGATATGATGGCCTACTTAGCTTGTGGAAGTCTAAAGGTGGTGGTTGTTTTCTTCACTCAACTTGGACAAAGTAAGAATCCTAAACTTGTGGTTCATCAAAGAAACATGTTGCTGCAGCTAAGAAAGCATCTTGGAATATGTTGCTTTCAAATGGATGAACTCGATTCGTTTAGCTTCTTAGCTAAGGCTCACCGGTACTGTCTGTCTTCCCCCTTCAGATCCAATCGACACATGTCTTTCGTTTACCGGATGGTGTCTTTTCGGTTGTGTTCAGAAACACAATGATGATTGCAGTCATACATCAGCAGTATGATTCTGAGATTCCAAAACACTATCCAGTTGCCATCTGAAAAGTTCATGCGGAGCTGGGAGAGCTCTTTGCCACTGGGCATGAATGATTCATGCTTCGTAAGCAGCTTCTGGCAAAATGAGAGACGGGCAAGACAGAGAGAAAGATGAATGAGTATGTATGGAATATTGATTTGTGTGGGAAGCGAGATGGAGGTTTCTATCCTTCATTCTGATCTCTTGTTTTGAAGCACGTCGAGTTCCATTCCCCTGTAATCAATCCATTCTCTGTGAGGGAAATCAGTTTATCTTCCTGTACTCCTCAGCAATTGGCTCGAGCTCTTAAACTTAAATCCAAAAAACAGCTCAATTATTCCCTTGTGATGGTTGGTGGTTTCTTTAACACCATTAAATCACAAGAAAGATAACTTGCAAGTTCTTCCATGTAAGAGGCAGTTGTCCCAAGTAAAACAAGAGTTTATTTAGACCATACAATTGCATGGAAAAGGCATATTGTATTGTGTTGAATCTGAGGTTGATAAAGCAGTTGAAAGACCATAGCAGCCAAGGTAACTTAATTCTCAGATCCTTGGAGTGCATTCAAATGTTTCAGATGAAAACTGATAGACAGTGAGATGAGATTTCAGAACAAGTAGGCTTCCTACCTTATAAAAatttgatagatagatagatatattattAGATAAATAGACCATTTTATGGATGGATagacagatagatagagatagagaaaaaggaaaggagatagaggaggaggaggaggtggtggataaGTATAAATCTTACCTGCTAAATTTTCATcccaaaaaaagagaaaaaaaaaacaaagaagagaTTTCATAGCAAGTAGACTTCTCACCTTATAAATTTGAGAATAAGTAGATTTCTAGAATTATGACAAAAAATTGAAAGGCTATATTCACTTTGGATTCTGCTAAATGTAAgaggcatttttcttttttttttccctgaatTTTTGTTCAATCTAAGAGGTCATTGGTTGAACTGATTGATAAGTATGTAAGTTCATATGTTTAATAACAATagcaaggaaaaaaaatcaacatcaatatgagtttattttttttattattttgattgaacTGGTTTTTATATTTATGCtgtttggaattttttttttgtaatgtgattttggaaaataaaaaaaatgttgtTCATGATTTCATCTTTAATGGTACAATAATTAACATTTGGAAAAGTTGCTTATATGATTTCATGTTTATCCTtctaaccatatatatatatatatatatatatatatatatatatatatatatatatatatatatatatatatatatatatatatatatatatatatatatatatatatatatatatatatatcttcataaaatctaaaaacttgcaCATACTGACTCTAAACTACTTTTATACCTCTTTATAAAATTCATGTCGATGAATAAGAAT of the Musa acuminata AAA Group cultivar baxijiao chromosome BXJ3-2, Cavendish_Baxijiao_AAA, whole genome shotgun sequence genome contains:
- the LOC103976741 gene encoding protein LURP-one-related 6 is translated as MGGATNLLPIVSKTFCSNSQTVLMIRKRPRNINGGGFVVMNTNQHIVFAVDGCGVLGVSGECVIRDGDGNSLLVIRRKGGVLQALSFNDQWRGYLMDYELPSKLVFSLQEQKSRIMMNSTTRIYIEPKKNRSWDFEVRGSFLERACIIRDRRGNVVAEVGKKEMMASKEFYFVVVQPSYDQAFVVAVIAILDYINGESTRC